The Kaistella daneshvariae genomic sequence GACCCGATGCGCTTTTGCCAACTTTGGGCGGACAGACCGGACTGAACATGGCGGTAGAACTGCAGAATTCCGGGATTTTGGAAGAATGTAAAGTGGAAGTCTTGGGAACAAAGCTGTCCGCAATTAACCAGGCTGAAGACCGGGATTTGTTCCGCAATTTAATGCGTGAATTAAACGAGCCCGTTCCCGAATCTGACATTGTCAATACTGTTCAGGCAGCCTTGGAATTTGCGCACAACATTGGTTATCCGGTAATTGTTCGTCCGGCCTTTACTATGGGCGGCACCGGCGGCGGAATAGCAAATAACGATGACGAGCTGAAAGAAATCGCCAGTTTTGGACTAAAATATTCGCCGGTTACGCAATGTCTTATAGAAAAATCCATCGCTGGTTTCAAGGAAATTGAATACGAAGTGATGCGCGACAAAAACGACAACGCGATTGTTGTTTGTAATATGGAAAACATTGATCCGGTAGGAGTTCACACTGGTGATTCAATCGTTGTGGCGCCTTCCCAAACGCTTTCCGACCGCGAATATCAAATGCTGAGAAATTCCTCTTTAAAGATAATCCGCGCGCTGGGAATTGAAGGTGGCTGTAATGTGCAGTTGGCTTTAGACCCGCATTCCTACGATTATTACATCATCGAAGTGAACCCAAGAGTGTCGCGTTCCTCGGCGTTGGCAAGTAAAGCGACCGGTTATCCAATTGCTAAAATTGCTGCAAAAATTGCCGTTGGTTTGACCTTAGATGAAATTATGAATCCGGTAACCGGAACGTCTTACGCTTGTTTTGAGCCGGCTTTGGATTATGTAGTGACGAAATTTCCGCGGTTCCCTTTCGATAAATTTGAAACTGCAGACCGACGACTTTCTACACAAATGAAAGCGACTGGCGAAGTAATGGCAATCGGAAGAAATTTTGAGGAATCTTTACAGAAAGCCATTCGTTCTCTGGAAACCGGTTTAAGACATATCGGTTTAAAATCAAAAGATGCTGTAGCTTTAACCGACGAGGAAATCGAAAGAAGAATCCGGGTTTGTGATGACGAAAGGTTGTTCATCATCGGTGATGCTTTACGACGCGGTTACGACTGGGAAAAAATTGTAGAATGGAGTAAAATTGATAAATTTTTCATCTGGAAAATCAAAAAACTTATCGATTTTGAAAAAGTAATTGCGGAAAATAAATTTAACACTGAAACTTTATTGGAAGCGAAAAAACTTGGTTTTTCCGACCTCAGCATCGCGACTTTATGGAATTCAGATCAAAAGGAAATATTTAAATTCCGACGCGAAAACGACATCATGCCGGTGTACAAAATGGTGGATACCTGCGCAGCAGAATTTGCCAGCGAAACGCCCTATTTTTATGGAACTTACGAAGAGGAAAACGAAAGTGTGCCTTCTCACAAGGAAAAAATCATTGTTCTAGGTTCCGGACCAATACGGATTGGACAAGGTGTAGAATTCGATTACGCTACGGTTCACTCCGTTTGGGCGATTAAAGAAATGGGTTACGAAGCGATTATCATCAATAATAATCCCGAAACCGTTTCTACCGACTTCTCGATTTCCGACAAATTATATTTCGAACCTTTGACCGAAGAAGATGTGATGAACATCATCGACCTGGAGAAGCCGAAAGGCGTGGTGGTGCAGTTCGGCGGGCAGACAGCGATTAATTTAGCGGATAAATTAGCTGCTCACGGCGTAGAAATCCTCGGAACATCTTTGGAAGATTTAGACCGCGCCGAAAACAGAAATAAGTTCGAAGCTGCTTTACAGGAAATGGGTATTCCGCAACCTTTGGGAAAAACCTGTTTCACTGCTCAGGAAGCGAATGTCATAGCCAACGAAATCGGCTTTCCGGTTTTGGTTCGTCCGAGTTATGTTCTCGGTGGACGGGCAATGGAAATCGTGTATGACGAAGCCGAGCTCGCGCATTATATGGAAAACGCGGTAAAAGAAAATTCTGAACATCCGATTTTGATTGACCGCTATTTAACCGGAAAAGAAGTTGAGGTTGATGCGATTTCCGACGGTGAAACGGTTGTAATTCCGGGAATTATGGAGCACATCGAAAGAGCTGGCGTGCACTCCGGAGATTCCATCGCGGTGTATCCACCGCAAAATATTTCGGAAAAGGAAATTGCAACTTTGGTGGACTATACCGAAAGACTCGCGAAAGGTCTAAACGTCATTGGTTTAATGAACATCCAGTACGTCCTTTACGAAGGTAAAGTTTATGTTATCGAGGTAAATCCAAGGTCGAGTAGAACGGTGCCTTTTCTTTCAAAAATCACCGAGATTCCGATGGCAAATTTAGCGACGAAAGCAATTCTCGGTAAAAAGCTGAAGGATTTAGGGTATAAAAACGGTTTAGCACCGGTGAAAAATGGCGTTTTTGTGAAAGTTCCGGTCTTCTCTTTTTCAAAATTGACAAGAGTTGATATTTCACTCGGGCCGGAAATGAAATCCACCGGCGAAGTGATGGGCAAAGATGTCACCTTAGAAAAAGCTTTGTACAAAGGTTTGGTGGGTGCCGGACGAAAAATGCCGCTCCACGGCGCTATTTTGTTCACCGTTGCAGATAAGCACAAAGCGGAAGCCTGCGAACTGGCCAGAAGGTTTCAGGAAATTGGCTTTAGAATTTGGGCAACAGAAGGAACGGCAAATTATTTTGAAGAACATGGCGTGCGCACAAAAATCGGCTACAAAATCGAGGAAAATCCGGAAATTAATTTGATTGATTTAATACAAACCGGGAAAGTACAATACATTGTAAACACGATGACCAAAGGAAAACAGTCAGAAAGAGACGGTTTCCAAATCCGCCGAACATCGGTGGAAAATGGTGTTCCGTGTTTAACTTCGATGGATACGGTGGAAGCAATTTTGAAGGTCATTGAAAGCATGAGTTTCAAAATGGAAATGATGTAAGATTTTTCATTAATTATAACTGAAGCGAAGAGAAATCTTCGCTTTTTTTTATTCTGAAACATTACCTGCTTTAAAGCCGAATTTTTCTGTTTCAGCTTAAACAAAATTCATCAAAAT encodes the following:
- the carB gene encoding carbamoyl-phosphate synthase large subunit, with amino-acid sequence MAKRADINTILVIGSGPIIIGQAAEFDYAGTQACLSLREEGYKVILINSNPATIMTDVEIADKVYIEPISLEFVSHIIRKERPDALLPTLGGQTGLNMAVELQNSGILEECKVEVLGTKLSAINQAEDRDLFRNLMRELNEPVPESDIVNTVQAALEFAHNIGYPVIVRPAFTMGGTGGGIANNDDELKEIASFGLKYSPVTQCLIEKSIAGFKEIEYEVMRDKNDNAIVVCNMENIDPVGVHTGDSIVVAPSQTLSDREYQMLRNSSLKIIRALGIEGGCNVQLALDPHSYDYYIIEVNPRVSRSSALASKATGYPIAKIAAKIAVGLTLDEIMNPVTGTSYACFEPALDYVVTKFPRFPFDKFETADRRLSTQMKATGEVMAIGRNFEESLQKAIRSLETGLRHIGLKSKDAVALTDEEIERRIRVCDDERLFIIGDALRRGYDWEKIVEWSKIDKFFIWKIKKLIDFEKVIAENKFNTETLLEAKKLGFSDLSIATLWNSDQKEIFKFRRENDIMPVYKMVDTCAAEFASETPYFYGTYEEENESVPSHKEKIIVLGSGPIRIGQGVEFDYATVHSVWAIKEMGYEAIIINNNPETVSTDFSISDKLYFEPLTEEDVMNIIDLEKPKGVVVQFGGQTAINLADKLAAHGVEILGTSLEDLDRAENRNKFEAALQEMGIPQPLGKTCFTAQEANVIANEIGFPVLVRPSYVLGGRAMEIVYDEAELAHYMENAVKENSEHPILIDRYLTGKEVEVDAISDGETVVIPGIMEHIERAGVHSGDSIAVYPPQNISEKEIATLVDYTERLAKGLNVIGLMNIQYVLYEGKVYVIEVNPRSSRTVPFLSKITEIPMANLATKAILGKKLKDLGYKNGLAPVKNGVFVKVPVFSFSKLTRVDISLGPEMKSTGEVMGKDVTLEKALYKGLVGAGRKMPLHGAILFTVADKHKAEACELARRFQEIGFRIWATEGTANYFEEHGVRTKIGYKIEENPEINLIDLIQTGKVQYIVNTMTKGKQSERDGFQIRRTSVENGVPCLTSMDTVEAILKVIESMSFKMEMM